The Flavobacterium sp. N2270 genome contains the following window.
TTGAAGATCACTTGAATAATCCAAACCAAGCATGAATTCATTTCTTAGAAAACCATCAATAGTATAATTAATTAATGGAGAAGTTAAAATTTGAGAATTCGGCACAAAAACATCTTTTCCATCGGTGGTTTTAATAACGGTTTCTCTAATTCTTAACTCTTTTACATAACCAATAATATTTTCAGTTTCAATTAAATCGTTTTCTTTAAACGGACTTTTGAAAGCTAATAAAATTCCGGCAAGGAAATTTTCACCAATATCTTTAAAAGCAAAACCTGCCACAAAAGTAAGAATTCCGGCACCAGCCAATAATTTTGTCGTTACTCCTTGAAAACCTATTAAATCTAAAAAGAAAACAATCGTAATTGTTTTAATAATTCCAGAAATTATTTGCGCAATAAACAGTCCAGACAAAGTGTTTTTAACTTTAGATTTAATTCTATTTTGCGTGAATCTTTTTCCAAAATTAGCAATCGCAAAACCAACAATTAAAACAATAACTCCAATT
Protein-coding sequences here:
- a CDS encoding mechanosensitive ion channel family protein — encoded protein: MDKLIEKLYFYYDTILQNAPGFLIGVIVLIVGFAIANFGKRFTQNRIKSKVKNTLSGLFIAQIISGIIKTITIVFFLDLIGFQGVTTKLLAGAGILTFVAGFAFKDIGENFLAGILLAFKSPFKENDLIETENIIGYVKELRIRETVIKTTDGKDVFVPNSQILTSPLINYTIDGFLRNEFMLGLDYSSDLQKAIEIIIESVSKTDGVLLGEKKPAVIIDEFATSTINLKVFFWLDTFKSSSKSYHLGVRTQVMKNALQTLTDNGFSLPSSIVEIKQYEG